In the genome of Cinclus cinclus chromosome 35, bCinCin1.1, whole genome shotgun sequence, one region contains:
- the LOC134055801 gene encoding class II histocompatibility antigen, M alpha chain, translated as MGHIVAALLWAVWVAVAVGDPVPDPPSHLLSEVLTCQPDPPSLSLSVTLDGRALFWFDFPGSRWNPGIPSLPRWPPELESPQDILPESQLCREILGILGHHLTGRLPEAKGVPILSLFPALPPLSGEPNTLVCLVENVFPPVLDITWSVAGATVTHGVTHGPFVPTSDLTFIRISRISVVPQPGAVYTCTVTSHKDNATMVAYWVAPDTALDEQLGTVLAGAALALGIVLALLGATLALMARRDRNGTGIIPVWAWF; from the exons ATGGGTCACATCGTGGCCGCGCTGCTCTGGGCGGTTTGGGTCGCTGTCGCCGTCGGGGACCCCG TCCCGGACCCTCCCTCCCACCTCCTCTCCGAGGTCCTCACCTGCCAGCCCGACCCTCCCTCCTTGTCCCTCTCGGTCACCCTGGACGGCCGCGCCCTTTTCTGGTTCGATTTCCCGGGATCTCGCTGGAATCCCGGgattccctccctgccccgctGGCCCCCGGAGCTGGAGTCTCCCCAGGACATCCTCCCGGAATCCCAGCTCTGCCGGGAAATCCTGGGAATCCTCGGCCACCATCTCACCGGCCGCCTGCCCGAGGCCAAGG GAGTCCCGATCCTCTCGCTATtcccggcgctgccgccgctTTCGGGCGAACCCAACACCTTGGTGTGCCTGGTGGAGAACGTTTTCCCACCCGTGCTGGACATCACCTGGTCAGTGGCCGGAGCCACGGTCACTCACGGGGTCACTCACGGCCCCTTTGTCCCCACGAGTGACCTCACTTTTATCCGCATCTCCCGAATTTCCGTCGTCCCCCAACCCGGAGCCGTCTACACCTGCACGGTCACCTCGCACAAGGACAACGCCACCATGGTGGCCTATTGGG TGGCTCCAGACACGGCGCTGGACGAGCAGCTGGGCACGGTTCTGGCCGGAGCCGCGCTGGCCCTGGGCATcgtcctggccctgctgggggCCACGCTGGCCCTGATGGCCCGAAGGGACAGGAACGGTACGGGGATAATCCCAGTTTGGGCCTGGTTCTAG
- the BRD2 gene encoding bromodomain-containing protein 2 isoform X2 — MLQNVNPQSKILGEGNAGLMALATDSTPGKRIRKPSLLYEGFESPTMASVPSLPTPQVNPPPPEVSNPKKPGRITNQLQYLHKVVMKALWKHQFAWPFRQPVDAVKLGLPDYHKIIKQPMDMGTIKRRLENNYYWGAAECMQDFNTMFTNCYIYNKPTDDIVLMAQTLEKLFLQKVAQMPPEEQELLLPLAKNSHKKGAARAAALLAGLTSSAQQVPAVSSVSQPSSGYAPSAPEIPTTVVNLPHPSVIAAPLLKSLHNPSPTILAAPAPTQPVAKKKGVKRKADTTTPTTTAIIATSGGESSPSIAENAKAAKIPARRESGRPIKPPRKDLPDSQQHQTSKKGKLSEQLKYCNGILKELLSKKHAAYAWPFYKPVDASALGLHDYHEIIKHPMDLSTIKRKMENREYRDAQEFAADVRLMFSNCYKYNPPDHDVVAMARKLQDVFEFSYAKMPDEPQDCGAASASAPLPLAKSSSEDSSSDEDEEDEDEDEEEDEESSTETSSESEESSDSEEERANRLAELQEQLRAVHEQLAALSQGPVSKPKRRRDKRKKKKSEKHKARAGTDEETRQRQAQLRRARKNSAAAGSRNPKKISKAAPAPAASLPDSEEEEEFKPMSYDEKRQLSLDINKLPGEKLGRVVHIIQSREPSLRDSNPEEIEIDFETLKASTLRELERYVLSCLRKKPRKPYSDALKKPVGKTKEELALEKKRELEKRLQDVSGQLNSAKKPPKKANEKPESAQAAAASRLSASSSSSDSSSSSSSSSSSDTSDSDSA; from the exons ATGTTGCAGAATGTGAATCCCCAGAGCAA gattttggggGAGGGCAATGCCGGCCTCATGGCTTTGGCCACGGACTCTACTCCAGGCAAACGAATCCGCAAACCTTCGCTGCTCTACGAGGGCTTCGAGAGCCCCACCATGGCCTCGGTGCCTTCCCTGCCCACCCCTCAGGTGAATCCTCCTCCTCCGGAGGTTTCCAATCCCAAAAAGCCCGGCCGGATCACGAACCAGCTCCAGTACCTGCACAAGGTGGTCATGAAAGCCCTGTGGAAGCATCAGTTCGCTTGGCCCTTCCGCCAGCCCGTGGACGCCGTCAAGTTGGGCTTGCCG GATTATCACAAGATCATCAAGCAGCCCATGGACATGGGAACCATCAAGAGGCGTTTGGAGAACAATTATTACTGGGGGGCAGCTGAGTGCATGCAGGACTTCAACACCATGTTCACCAACTGCTACATCTACAACAAg CCCACGGATGACATCGTGCTCATGGCTCAGACCCTGGAGAAGCTGTTCCTGCAGAAGGTGGCTCAGATGCCCccggaggagcaggagctgctgctgcccctggccAAGAACAGCCACAAGAAAGGggcagcacgggctgcag ccctcctggcagGTCTGACCAGTTCAGCCCAGCAGGTCCCGGCCGTCTCCTCGGTTTCCCAGCCCTCGTCCGGTTACGCTCCGAGCGCTCCCGAAATTCCCACGACCGTCGTGAACCTCCCGCACCCTTCGGTGATCGCGGCGCCGCTCCTGAAATCCCTGCA TAATCCCAGTCCAACCATCCTGGCTGCCCCCGCGCCCACCCAGCCCGTGGCTAAG aaaaaaGGCGTGAAGCGGAAAGCCGACACCACCACTCCCACCACCACGGCCATCATCGCCACGAGCGGCGGCGAATCCTCCCCTTCCATCGCCGAAAACGCCAAAGCCGCCAAAATCCCGGCGCGGCGCGAGAGCGGCCGGCCCATCAAACCTCCCCGGAAAGATTTACCGGATTCCCAGCAGCACCAAACCTCCAAGAAAGGGAAACTCTCGGAGCAGTTGAAATATTGCAACGGCATCCTCAAGGAGCTGCTGTCCAAAAAGCACGCGGCCTACGCGTGGCCGTTCTACAAACCCGTGGACGCGTCGGCGCTGGGGCTGCACGACTACCACGAGATCATCAAGCATCCCATGGATCTCAGCACCATCAAG aggaagatggaaaacCGGGAATACCGTGACGCGCAGGAATTCGCCGCCGACGTTCGGTTGATGTTCTCCAACTGCTACAAGTACAACCCTCCGGATCACGACGTGGTGGCCATGGCCAGGAAACTCCAg gaCGTGTTCGAGTTCAGCTACGCCAAAATGCCGGACGAGCCGCAGGATTGCGGCGCGGCGTCGGCGTCGGCGCCGCTGCCTTTGGCCAAATCTTCGTCCGAGGATTCTTCCAGCGACGAGGACGAGGAGGATGAGGACGAGGACGAGGAAGAGGACGAGGAGAGTTCCACGGAGACGTCCTCGGAGAGCGAGGAGAGCTCGGATTCCGAGGAGGAGCGAGCGAATCGCCTGgcggagctgcaggagcag CTGCGCGCGGTGCACGAGCAGCTCGCCGCGCTCTCGCAGGGCCCCGTGTCCAAGCCCAAGCGCAGGCGCGacaagaggaagaagaagaagtcGGAGAAGCACAAAGCGAGGGCGGGAACGGACGAGGAGACGCGGCAGCGGCAGGCGCAGCTGCGCAGGGCCCGGAAAAACTCGGCCGCGGCGGGTTCAAG GAACCCCAAGAAGATCTCGAAGGCGGCGCCGGCGCCGGCGGCGTCGCTGCCGGACtcggaggaggaggaagagttcAAACCCATGAGCTACGACGAGAAACGGCAGCTGAGCCTGGACATCAACAAACTGCCCGGGGAGAAACTGGGCAGGGTGGTTCACATCATCCAGTCCCGGGAGCCCTCCCTGCGCGACTCCAACCCCGAGGAGATCGAGATCGACTTCGAGACGCTCAAGGCGTCCACGCTGCGCGAGCTGGAGCGCTACGTCCTGTCGTGCCTGCGCAAAAAACCCCGCAAGCCCTACAGCGACG CCCTGAAGAAGCCGGTGGGGAAGACGAAAGAGGAGCTGGCCCTGGAAAAAAAACGGGAATTGGAAAAGCGGCTCCAGGACGTGAGCGGACAGCTGAACTCGGCcaagaaacccccaaaaaagg CCAACGAGAAGCCGGAATCCGCCCAGGCCGCGGCCGCGTCGCGGCTCAGCgcttccagctccagctctgactccagcagctccagctcctcctcctcttcctcggaCACCAGCGACTCGGATTCCGCTTAG
- the BRD2 gene encoding bromodomain-containing protein 2 isoform X3 codes for MLQNVNPQSKILGEGNAGLMALATDSTPGKRIRKPSLLYEGFESPTMASVPSLPTPQVNPPPPEVSNPKKPGRITNQLQYLHKVVMKALWKHQFAWPFRQPVDAVKLGLPDYHKIIKQPMDMGTIKRRLENNYYWGAAECMQDFNTMFTNCYIYNKPTDDIVLMAQTLEKLFLQKVAQMPPEEQELLLPLAKNSHKKGAARAAALLAGLTSSAQQVPAVSSVSQPSSGYAPSAPEIPTTVVNLPHPSVIAAPLLKSLHNPSPTILAAPAPTQPVAKKKGVKRKADTTTPTTTAIIATSGGESSPSIAENAKAAKIPARRESGRPIKPPRKDLPDSQQHQTSKKGKLSEQLKYCNGILKELLSKKHAAYAWPFYKPVDASALGLHDYHEIIKHPMDLSTIKRKMENREYRDAQEFAADVRLMFSNCYKYNPPDHDVVAMARKLQDVFEFSYAKMPDEPQDCGAASASAPLPLAKSSSEDSSSDEDEEDEDEDEEEDEESSTETSSESEESSDSEEERANRLAELQEQGPVSKPKRRRDKRKKKKSEKHKARAGTDEETRQRQAQLRRARKNSAAAGSRNPKKISKAAPAPAASLPDSEEEEEFKPMSYDEKRQLSLDINKLPGEKLGRVVHIIQSREPSLRDSNPEEIEIDFETLKASTLRELERYVLSCLRKKPRKPYSDALKKPVGKTKEELALEKKRELEKRLQDVSGQLNSAKKPPKKANEKPESAQAAAASRLSASSSSSDSSSSSSSSSSSDTSDSDSA; via the exons ATGTTGCAGAATGTGAATCCCCAGAGCAA gattttggggGAGGGCAATGCCGGCCTCATGGCTTTGGCCACGGACTCTACTCCAGGCAAACGAATCCGCAAACCTTCGCTGCTCTACGAGGGCTTCGAGAGCCCCACCATGGCCTCGGTGCCTTCCCTGCCCACCCCTCAGGTGAATCCTCCTCCTCCGGAGGTTTCCAATCCCAAAAAGCCCGGCCGGATCACGAACCAGCTCCAGTACCTGCACAAGGTGGTCATGAAAGCCCTGTGGAAGCATCAGTTCGCTTGGCCCTTCCGCCAGCCCGTGGACGCCGTCAAGTTGGGCTTGCCG GATTATCACAAGATCATCAAGCAGCCCATGGACATGGGAACCATCAAGAGGCGTTTGGAGAACAATTATTACTGGGGGGCAGCTGAGTGCATGCAGGACTTCAACACCATGTTCACCAACTGCTACATCTACAACAAg CCCACGGATGACATCGTGCTCATGGCTCAGACCCTGGAGAAGCTGTTCCTGCAGAAGGTGGCTCAGATGCCCccggaggagcaggagctgctgctgcccctggccAAGAACAGCCACAAGAAAGGggcagcacgggctgcag ccctcctggcagGTCTGACCAGTTCAGCCCAGCAGGTCCCGGCCGTCTCCTCGGTTTCCCAGCCCTCGTCCGGTTACGCTCCGAGCGCTCCCGAAATTCCCACGACCGTCGTGAACCTCCCGCACCCTTCGGTGATCGCGGCGCCGCTCCTGAAATCCCTGCA TAATCCCAGTCCAACCATCCTGGCTGCCCCCGCGCCCACCCAGCCCGTGGCTAAG aaaaaaGGCGTGAAGCGGAAAGCCGACACCACCACTCCCACCACCACGGCCATCATCGCCACGAGCGGCGGCGAATCCTCCCCTTCCATCGCCGAAAACGCCAAAGCCGCCAAAATCCCGGCGCGGCGCGAGAGCGGCCGGCCCATCAAACCTCCCCGGAAAGATTTACCGGATTCCCAGCAGCACCAAACCTCCAAGAAAGGGAAACTCTCGGAGCAGTTGAAATATTGCAACGGCATCCTCAAGGAGCTGCTGTCCAAAAAGCACGCGGCCTACGCGTGGCCGTTCTACAAACCCGTGGACGCGTCGGCGCTGGGGCTGCACGACTACCACGAGATCATCAAGCATCCCATGGATCTCAGCACCATCAAG aggaagatggaaaacCGGGAATACCGTGACGCGCAGGAATTCGCCGCCGACGTTCGGTTGATGTTCTCCAACTGCTACAAGTACAACCCTCCGGATCACGACGTGGTGGCCATGGCCAGGAAACTCCAg gaCGTGTTCGAGTTCAGCTACGCCAAAATGCCGGACGAGCCGCAGGATTGCGGCGCGGCGTCGGCGTCGGCGCCGCTGCCTTTGGCCAAATCTTCGTCCGAGGATTCTTCCAGCGACGAGGACGAGGAGGATGAGGACGAGGACGAGGAAGAGGACGAGGAGAGTTCCACGGAGACGTCCTCGGAGAGCGAGGAGAGCTCGGATTCCGAGGAGGAGCGAGCGAATCGCCTGgcggagctgcaggagcag GGCCCCGTGTCCAAGCCCAAGCGCAGGCGCGacaagaggaagaagaagaagtcGGAGAAGCACAAAGCGAGGGCGGGAACGGACGAGGAGACGCGGCAGCGGCAGGCGCAGCTGCGCAGGGCCCGGAAAAACTCGGCCGCGGCGGGTTCAAG GAACCCCAAGAAGATCTCGAAGGCGGCGCCGGCGCCGGCGGCGTCGCTGCCGGACtcggaggaggaggaagagttcAAACCCATGAGCTACGACGAGAAACGGCAGCTGAGCCTGGACATCAACAAACTGCCCGGGGAGAAACTGGGCAGGGTGGTTCACATCATCCAGTCCCGGGAGCCCTCCCTGCGCGACTCCAACCCCGAGGAGATCGAGATCGACTTCGAGACGCTCAAGGCGTCCACGCTGCGCGAGCTGGAGCGCTACGTCCTGTCGTGCCTGCGCAAAAAACCCCGCAAGCCCTACAGCGACG CCCTGAAGAAGCCGGTGGGGAAGACGAAAGAGGAGCTGGCCCTGGAAAAAAAACGGGAATTGGAAAAGCGGCTCCAGGACGTGAGCGGACAGCTGAACTCGGCcaagaaacccccaaaaaagg CCAACGAGAAGCCGGAATCCGCCCAGGCCGCGGCCGCGTCGCGGCTCAGCgcttccagctccagctctgactccagcagctccagctcctcctcctcttcctcggaCACCAGCGACTCGGATTCCGCTTAG
- the BRD2 gene encoding bromodomain-containing protein 2 isoform X1 yields MLQNVNPQSKILGEGNAGLMALATDSTPGKRIRKPSLLYEGFESPTMASVPSLPTPQVNPPPPEVSNPKKPGRITNQLQYLHKVVMKALWKHQFAWPFRQPVDAVKLGLPDYHKIIKQPMDMGTIKRRLENNYYWGAAECMQDFNTMFTNCYIYNKPTDDIVLMAQTLEKLFLQKVAQMPPEEQELLLPLAKNSHKKGAARAAALLAGLTSSAQQVPAVSSVSQPSSGYAPSAPEIPTTVVNLPHPSVIAAPLLKSLQHPGAIPGNPSNPSNPSPTILAAPAPTQPVAKKKGVKRKADTTTPTTTAIIATSGGESSPSIAENAKAAKIPARRESGRPIKPPRKDLPDSQQHQTSKKGKLSEQLKYCNGILKELLSKKHAAYAWPFYKPVDASALGLHDYHEIIKHPMDLSTIKRKMENREYRDAQEFAADVRLMFSNCYKYNPPDHDVVAMARKLQDVFEFSYAKMPDEPQDCGAASASAPLPLAKSSSEDSSSDEDEEDEDEDEEEDEESSTETSSESEESSDSEEERANRLAELQEQLRAVHEQLAALSQGPVSKPKRRRDKRKKKKSEKHKARAGTDEETRQRQAQLRRARKNSAAAGSRNPKKISKAAPAPAASLPDSEEEEEFKPMSYDEKRQLSLDINKLPGEKLGRVVHIIQSREPSLRDSNPEEIEIDFETLKASTLRELERYVLSCLRKKPRKPYSDALKKPVGKTKEELALEKKRELEKRLQDVSGQLNSAKKPPKKANEKPESAQAAAASRLSASSSSSDSSSSSSSSSSSDTSDSDSA; encoded by the exons ATGTTGCAGAATGTGAATCCCCAGAGCAA gattttggggGAGGGCAATGCCGGCCTCATGGCTTTGGCCACGGACTCTACTCCAGGCAAACGAATCCGCAAACCTTCGCTGCTCTACGAGGGCTTCGAGAGCCCCACCATGGCCTCGGTGCCTTCCCTGCCCACCCCTCAGGTGAATCCTCCTCCTCCGGAGGTTTCCAATCCCAAAAAGCCCGGCCGGATCACGAACCAGCTCCAGTACCTGCACAAGGTGGTCATGAAAGCCCTGTGGAAGCATCAGTTCGCTTGGCCCTTCCGCCAGCCCGTGGACGCCGTCAAGTTGGGCTTGCCG GATTATCACAAGATCATCAAGCAGCCCATGGACATGGGAACCATCAAGAGGCGTTTGGAGAACAATTATTACTGGGGGGCAGCTGAGTGCATGCAGGACTTCAACACCATGTTCACCAACTGCTACATCTACAACAAg CCCACGGATGACATCGTGCTCATGGCTCAGACCCTGGAGAAGCTGTTCCTGCAGAAGGTGGCTCAGATGCCCccggaggagcaggagctgctgctgcccctggccAAGAACAGCCACAAGAAAGGggcagcacgggctgcag ccctcctggcagGTCTGACCAGTTCAGCCCAGCAGGTCCCGGCCGTCTCCTCGGTTTCCCAGCCCTCGTCCGGTTACGCTCCGAGCGCTCCCGAAATTCCCACGACCGTCGTGAACCTCCCGCACCCTTCGGTGATCGCGGCGCCGCTCCTGAAATCCCTGCAGCATCCCGGAGCCATTCCTGGAAATCCCAGCAATCCCAGTAATCCCAGTCCAACCATCCTGGCTGCCCCCGCGCCCACCCAGCCCGTGGCTAAG aaaaaaGGCGTGAAGCGGAAAGCCGACACCACCACTCCCACCACCACGGCCATCATCGCCACGAGCGGCGGCGAATCCTCCCCTTCCATCGCCGAAAACGCCAAAGCCGCCAAAATCCCGGCGCGGCGCGAGAGCGGCCGGCCCATCAAACCTCCCCGGAAAGATTTACCGGATTCCCAGCAGCACCAAACCTCCAAGAAAGGGAAACTCTCGGAGCAGTTGAAATATTGCAACGGCATCCTCAAGGAGCTGCTGTCCAAAAAGCACGCGGCCTACGCGTGGCCGTTCTACAAACCCGTGGACGCGTCGGCGCTGGGGCTGCACGACTACCACGAGATCATCAAGCATCCCATGGATCTCAGCACCATCAAG aggaagatggaaaacCGGGAATACCGTGACGCGCAGGAATTCGCCGCCGACGTTCGGTTGATGTTCTCCAACTGCTACAAGTACAACCCTCCGGATCACGACGTGGTGGCCATGGCCAGGAAACTCCAg gaCGTGTTCGAGTTCAGCTACGCCAAAATGCCGGACGAGCCGCAGGATTGCGGCGCGGCGTCGGCGTCGGCGCCGCTGCCTTTGGCCAAATCTTCGTCCGAGGATTCTTCCAGCGACGAGGACGAGGAGGATGAGGACGAGGACGAGGAAGAGGACGAGGAGAGTTCCACGGAGACGTCCTCGGAGAGCGAGGAGAGCTCGGATTCCGAGGAGGAGCGAGCGAATCGCCTGgcggagctgcaggagcag CTGCGCGCGGTGCACGAGCAGCTCGCCGCGCTCTCGCAGGGCCCCGTGTCCAAGCCCAAGCGCAGGCGCGacaagaggaagaagaagaagtcGGAGAAGCACAAAGCGAGGGCGGGAACGGACGAGGAGACGCGGCAGCGGCAGGCGCAGCTGCGCAGGGCCCGGAAAAACTCGGCCGCGGCGGGTTCAAG GAACCCCAAGAAGATCTCGAAGGCGGCGCCGGCGCCGGCGGCGTCGCTGCCGGACtcggaggaggaggaagagttcAAACCCATGAGCTACGACGAGAAACGGCAGCTGAGCCTGGACATCAACAAACTGCCCGGGGAGAAACTGGGCAGGGTGGTTCACATCATCCAGTCCCGGGAGCCCTCCCTGCGCGACTCCAACCCCGAGGAGATCGAGATCGACTTCGAGACGCTCAAGGCGTCCACGCTGCGCGAGCTGGAGCGCTACGTCCTGTCGTGCCTGCGCAAAAAACCCCGCAAGCCCTACAGCGACG CCCTGAAGAAGCCGGTGGGGAAGACGAAAGAGGAGCTGGCCCTGGAAAAAAAACGGGAATTGGAAAAGCGGCTCCAGGACGTGAGCGGACAGCTGAACTCGGCcaagaaacccccaaaaaagg CCAACGAGAAGCCGGAATCCGCCCAGGCCGCGGCCGCGTCGCGGCTCAGCgcttccagctccagctctgactccagcagctccagctcctcctcctcttcctcggaCACCAGCGACTCGGATTCCGCTTAG
- the LOC134055802 gene encoding HLA class II histocompatibility antigen, DR alpha chain-like, producing MLKAECYFINGTEKVRYVVRNIHNREEYTRFDSDVGECVGFTPNGEKQAQYWNNNPEFMERTRNEVDTFCRHNYKVFTPFSVERRGERGAERVPSGPALGMTLERLKTSLGTTPDTPNPPWAHPRTLLSLPVPPSPSQSPPYPNESMSRVCPPNKRDRIQLGSFIGNSGSSRGEGDGVTAGVGGDTRPPPPPQNQRGDGAGGPGGARGRGEELQPLPAQHIIIQMEFYQKTLDSQLEGDEFMFDFDGDEIFHVEKEETVWRLPKFQEFASFEAQGALQNIAITKQNLEITMKASNNSRIPSVSPEVAVFPKHVVQEDEPNVLICSVTKFWPPVLGLSWLQNGIPVKKGILETPFYQDRDNTFRKFSYLPFIPKPGDYYDCKVEHEGLAEPRKTHWEPQILAPASEVTETVICALGLAVGIVGIAVGTVLIIRGMKLGRARAERGVL from the exons ATGCTTAAGGCCGAGTGTTACTTCATTAACGGCACGGAGAAGGTGAGGTACGTGGTAAGGAACATCCACAACCGGGAGGAGTACACGAGGTTCGACAGCGATGTGGGGGAGTGCGTGGGGTTCACCCCCAATGGGGAGAAACAGGCCCAGTACTGGAACAACAACCCGGAATTCATGGAGCGCACACGGAATGAGGTGGACACGTTCTGCCGGCACAACTACAAGGTGTTCACCCCGTTCAGCGTGGAGCGCAGAGGTGAGCGTGGGGCAGAGCGTGTCCCCTCGGGCCCTGCCCTGGGAATGACCCTGGAGCGCCTCAAAACCTCCCTGGGAACCACCCCagacaccccaaaccctccctggGCCCATCCCCGGaccctcctgtccctcccagtccctcccagtccgtCCCAGTCCCCCCCCTACCCCAACGAGTCCATGTCACGCGTG tgcccccccaaTAAACGAGACCGGATCCAACTGGGAAGTTTTATTGGGAACAGCGGGAGCAGTCGGGGGGAGGGGGACGGAGTGACCGCAGGAGTTGGGGGGGACAcacgaccccccccccccccccaaaatcagcgcggggatggagcgggggGTCCCGGCGGGGCTCGAGGCCgtggggaggagctgcagccgcTGCCGG cccagcacatcATCATCCAGATGGAATTCTACCAAAAAACTTTGGATTCCCAACTGGAAGGCGACGAGTTCATGTTCGACTTCGACGGTGACGAGATTTTCCACGTGGAAAAGGAGGAGACGGTTTGGAGGctcccaaaattccaggaattcgCCAGTTTTGAGGCGCAGGGAGCGCTCCAGAACATCGCCATCACCAAACAGAACCTGGAGATTACCATGAAAGCTTCCAACAATTCCAGGATTCCCAGCG TGTCGCCGGAAGTGGCCGTGTTCCCCAAACACGTGGTGCAGGAGGACGAACCCAACGTCCTCATCTGCTCCGTCACCAAGTTCTGGCCGCCCGTGCTGGGCCTGAGCTGGCTCCAGAACGGGATCCCCGTGAAGAAGGGAATCCTGGAGACCCCGTTCTACCAGGACCGCGACAACACCTTCCGGAAATTCTCCTACCTGCCCTTCATCCCCAAACCCGGCGATTATTACGACTGCAAGGTGGAGCACgaggggctggcagagcccaggaAGACGCATTGGG AACCCCAAATCCTGGCGCCGGCGTCGGAGGTCACGGAGACGGTGATCTGTGCCCTGGGCTTGGCCGTGGGCATCGTGGGCATCGCCGTGGGCACCGTCCTCATCATCCGCGGGATGAAGCTCGGCCGCGCCCGCGCCGAGCGCGGCGTGCTCTGA